In Posidoniimonas polymericola, one genomic interval encodes:
- a CDS encoding sulfite reductase subunit alpha encodes MSISIIPESAPFSPEQRSWLNGFLAGWAGVVADPQARGQALASALMPPAEAEVEQGEEFPWHDPALEIEERMKLAEKKPLERKMMAAMAQLDCGACGYVCQTYSEAIAGGDEKNLTLCSPGGKETAKMLKKLVKSGGATANGAAKPATNGAAVPVATGFSRTNPYAARIKTCYNLNAAGSSKATSHVEIELGDSGLDYVAGDALGVFPTNCPELVDEILPLVGAGGNEAVKEQLVANYCLRGVTDELLELLAEAASDVAESAVISGLIDSDELDVLDVLDVLRKAPSAQITAEQLIECLSQITPRLYSIASSPSAHPGEVHLTVGRATFESVGRVYKGVASTMFADRSLPDHRLKVYVHKSHGFGVPSDPNAPMIMVGPGTGIAPFRAFLEEREATGAAGKNWLFFGDQHAATDFLYEEQLASMAAKGVLDKLSTAFSRDQETKVYVQDRMREEGAELFAWLEEGGSFFVCGDARRMAVDVDRALHDVIAQHGGMSEEQSTKYVAKLKEAGRYVRDVY; translated from the coding sequence ATGAGCATCTCAATCATCCCCGAAAGCGCCCCGTTCTCACCCGAACAGCGGTCGTGGCTCAACGGATTCTTGGCCGGCTGGGCCGGCGTCGTCGCTGACCCGCAGGCCCGTGGCCAGGCGCTGGCTTCGGCCCTGATGCCGCCCGCCGAGGCCGAAGTTGAGCAAGGAGAGGAATTCCCCTGGCACGATCCCGCGCTCGAGATCGAAGAGCGCATGAAGCTCGCCGAGAAGAAGCCGCTCGAACGCAAGATGATGGCGGCCATGGCCCAGTTAGACTGCGGCGCCTGCGGCTACGTCTGCCAGACCTACTCCGAGGCGATTGCCGGCGGCGACGAGAAGAATCTCACCCTCTGCTCGCCCGGCGGCAAAGAGACCGCCAAGATGCTGAAGAAGCTGGTCAAGAGCGGGGGAGCCACGGCCAACGGCGCCGCCAAGCCGGCGACCAATGGCGCGGCCGTCCCGGTTGCCACCGGTTTTAGTCGCACCAACCCGTACGCGGCCCGAATCAAGACCTGCTACAACCTCAACGCCGCGGGCTCGTCGAAGGCAACATCGCACGTCGAGATCGAACTGGGCGACAGCGGTCTCGACTACGTCGCCGGCGACGCCTTGGGAGTCTTCCCAACCAACTGCCCGGAGCTCGTCGACGAGATCCTGCCGCTGGTCGGGGCCGGTGGCAACGAGGCGGTCAAGGAACAGCTCGTCGCGAACTACTGCCTCCGTGGCGTCACCGACGAGCTGCTCGAACTGCTGGCCGAGGCCGCCTCCGATGTCGCCGAGAGTGCGGTGATCAGCGGGCTCATTGACTCCGACGAGCTGGACGTGCTCGACGTACTCGATGTGCTGCGGAAGGCGCCGTCGGCGCAGATCACCGCCGAGCAGTTGATCGAGTGTCTGTCGCAGATAACGCCGCGGCTCTACTCGATTGCTAGTTCGCCATCGGCCCACCCAGGCGAAGTCCACCTGACCGTTGGCCGCGCGACCTTCGAGAGCGTGGGACGCGTCTACAAGGGTGTGGCTTCGACGATGTTCGCGGACCGCTCGCTGCCCGATCACCGTCTGAAGGTCTACGTGCACAAGTCGCACGGCTTCGGTGTCCCGTCCGATCCGAATGCCCCCATGATCATGGTCGGGCCGGGGACGGGCATCGCGCCGTTCCGCGCCTTCCTAGAGGAACGCGAAGCGACCGGCGCCGCGGGCAAGAACTGGCTGTTTTTTGGCGATCAGCACGCCGCGACCGACTTTCTGTACGAGGAGCAGCTCGCGTCGATGGCGGCAAAGGGCGTGCTCGACAAGCTGAGCACCGCGTTTAGTCGTGACCAAGAAACCAAGGTCTACGTGCAGGACCGGATGCGTGAGGAAGGGGCAGAGCTGTTCGCCTGGCTGGAGGAGGGCGGAAGCTTCTTCGTCTGCGGCGACGCCCGGCGGATGGCGGTCGATGTCGACCGCGCGCTGCACGACGTCATTGCCCAGCACGGCGGCATGAGCGAAGAACAATCCACGAAGTACGTGGCCAAGCTCAAAGAGGCGGGTCGCTACGTTCGCGACGTCTACTGA
- a CDS encoding ISAs1 family transposase, with translation MSAASLCSLAERLGSLPDPRSEVNRLHLLGEVVVIAVCGVIVGAEGPTAIHRWADAKRDWLGGFLTLPRGLPSKDCIQRVLSLLRPEAFTRCFSEWVAENLSSDAAGRLIAIDGKTLRRSHDKKKGLGAMHIVSAWASEEGLSLGQLVTDEKSNEITAIPELLENISVQDGVVTIDAMGCQKEIAKKIIDAGGDYVLALKGNHEKLHAAVAGHFEQLHEEDFQDSNCRRRQTKEKVHGRLESRYYYHTPLQPTAPTSTINECQIKSWLMQLTRPPPGRQPGCPPTLRHRPPQATPRQTQPQREAANRRMERQLPRRTTCTGNKLVCAGPAVRIRTPFLSYHSRGDSSRSSGVAPEKQLVRFTRS, from the coding sequence ATGTCCGCCGCTTCTTTGTGTTCGCTTGCCGAGCGTCTGGGTAGCTTGCCGGACCCGCGTAGCGAGGTGAACCGACTGCATCTTTTGGGCGAGGTGGTCGTGATCGCGGTTTGCGGGGTGATTGTGGGCGCTGAGGGTCCAACCGCGATCCACCGGTGGGCCGACGCGAAACGGGATTGGCTTGGCGGCTTCCTCACGCTTCCCAGGGGCCTGCCGTCGAAGGACTGCATCCAGCGGGTGTTGTCGCTGCTCAGGCCCGAGGCGTTCACGCGTTGCTTCAGCGAGTGGGTGGCGGAGAACCTGTCGAGTGACGCGGCGGGCCGGCTGATCGCGATCGACGGCAAGACGCTGCGTCGCAGCCACGACAAGAAGAAGGGGCTTGGGGCGATGCACATCGTGAGCGCGTGGGCGAGTGAGGAGGGGCTGTCGCTGGGCCAACTGGTGACCGACGAGAAGTCGAACGAGATCACGGCGATCCCCGAATTGCTCGAGAATATCAGCGTCCAAGACGGGGTGGTGACGATCGACGCGATGGGCTGCCAGAAGGAGATCGCGAAAAAGATCATCGACGCCGGCGGCGACTACGTGCTGGCGCTCAAGGGGAACCACGAGAAGCTGCACGCGGCGGTCGCCGGGCACTTCGAGCAGCTCCACGAGGAAGACTTCCAAGACAGCAACTGCCGTCGCCGCCAGACCAAAGAGAAGGTCCACGGCCGGCTGGAAAGCCGCTACTACTACCACACGCCGCTGCAACCAACCGCCCCTACCTCTACCATTAATGAGTGTCAGATCAAGTCCTGGCTAATGCAGCTCACGCGACCGCCGCCTGGCCGACAACCTGGCTGCCCTCCGACGCTTCGCCATCGGCCTCCTCAAGCGACACCCCGCCAAACACAGCCTCAAAGGGAAGCAGCAAATCGCCGGATGGAACGACAACTTCCTCGCCGAACTACTTGCACTGGAAACAAGTTAGTGTGCGCTGGCCCTGCCGTCAGAATCCGCACGCCATTCTTATCGTACCACTCGCGTGGCGACAGCAGCAGGTCGTCCGGGGTGGCTCCGGAGAAGCAGCTGGTCAGGTTCACACGGTCGTAG
- a CDS encoding c-type heme family protein codes for MQSVHLATRVRQATQTLGKRTQRSGGHRGAPRTKSRYPTNRRLLALPCPGSLECALALGFKYSLKSLWPLNPEHKPVNDEETKAFEFLSEHPGETYTAEVADADGNKLFTKYYPDRAVAAACWECHNEHERRGDDYPEFAKEDVMGAVVVYVPVE; via the coding sequence ATGCAGTCGGTTCACCTCGCTACGCGGGTCCGGCAAGCTACCCAGACGCTCGGCAAGCGAACACAAAGAAGCGGCGGACATCGGGGGGCTCCTCGAACGAAAAGCCGCTATCCTACAAACAGAAGGCTACTCGCGCTACCTTGCCCTGGCTCCCTAGAGTGCGCGCTGGCCCTGGGCTTTAAGTACAGCCTGAAGTCGCTCTGGCCACTAAACCCAGAGCACAAGCCGGTGAACGACGAGGAAACCAAGGCGTTCGAGTTCCTGAGTGAGCACCCGGGCGAGACCTACACCGCCGAGGTCGCGGACGCCGACGGCAACAAGCTGTTCACCAAGTACTACCCCGACCGCGCGGTCGCTGCTGCGTGCTGGGAGTGCCACAACGAGCACGAGCGCCGAGGCGACGACTACCCCGAGTTCGCCAAGGAAGACGTCATGGGCGCTGTGGTGGTTTATGTGCCGGTCGAATAA
- a CDS encoding globin family protein — protein sequence MTPEKIELVQGTWARVAPNADQVAVLFYDRLFEIAPEVKPLFKGDMQEQGKKLMQMLSLAVNGLPKLEALVPAVQDMGVRHLDYRVKPEHYDSVGAALLWTLEQGLGEDYTPEVRQAWTETYVTLATVMKDAAAAAAA from the coding sequence ATGACCCCGGAAAAAATCGAGCTCGTACAGGGCACCTGGGCGAGGGTGGCGCCAAACGCCGATCAGGTCGCGGTGCTGTTCTACGACCGGCTGTTCGAGATTGCGCCCGAGGTGAAGCCGCTATTCAAAGGCGACATGCAGGAGCAGGGCAAGAAGCTGATGCAGATGTTGTCGCTGGCAGTGAACGGACTGCCAAAGCTCGAGGCACTCGTCCCCGCGGTGCAGGACATGGGCGTGCGGCACCTCGACTACCGGGTAAAGCCAGAGCACTACGATTCTGTTGGAGCGGCGCTGCTGTGGACCCTCGAGCAGGGCCTGGGCGAGGACTATACCCCCGAGGTAAGACAGGCATGGACAGAAACCTACGTCACTCTGGCGACCGTCATGAAAGACGCCGCGGCCGCTGCGGCCGCCTAG
- a CDS encoding alginate export family protein has translation MRKPLKSYPTRLALALAVLAATPVVATAQQPLQMPSDYLFDSVASPAVAVDNAEQISYLSGCCDEPSCGCDSGDCFDCGDDCGAGCGDTCGCGCPTCKKKAAKPSPCATSHKGVFYANDFSYLKKPCGPTCLGDCMKLMDAPIGTLDIGGQLRLRYHHEEGMGRSALSTPSNLGFLDTTNDFMLTRLRLYTNWKVNDWFRVYAEGISADVVSNDSYNPRPIDRNSGDFLNLFFDVGLTDSTTVRVGRQELIYGAQRHVSPLDWANTRRTFEGVKVMHKSDDWAIDGFYTNYVPVSADDFDEADYNQSFYGVYATYTGAKSASYDLFYLGYDNENPYAAVPPVFGASAGSADFSIHTFGGRMFGGSGDWLYEMEAALQTGRQSGLGLDHRAGMCTCGVGRNLGGSWSPTLWVYYDYASGNDSPADGVFNRYNQLFPLAHKYLGFIDAAARSNISSPNCLLTMKPSSKLSLLAWYYYLGAAEAGDSIPGVAVPSAQVAGTDFGNELDLIAKYQLDPRSNILFGYSNLWRGSKIIGTDNANFFYTQLELDF, from the coding sequence ATGCGTAAGCCCCTTAAATCTTATCCGACTCGGCTGGCGCTCGCGTTGGCTGTGCTGGCGGCGACCCCCGTGGTCGCGACCGCCCAACAACCGCTCCAGATGCCGAGCGACTACCTGTTCGACTCCGTGGCCTCGCCGGCGGTGGCTGTCGACAACGCAGAGCAGATTTCCTATCTAAGCGGCTGCTGTGACGAACCGTCATGCGGTTGCGACTCGGGCGATTGTTTCGACTGCGGCGACGATTGCGGCGCCGGCTGTGGCGACACCTGCGGCTGTGGCTGCCCGACCTGCAAGAAGAAGGCCGCCAAGCCGAGCCCGTGCGCGACCAGCCACAAGGGCGTGTTCTACGCCAACGACTTCAGCTACCTGAAGAAGCCGTGCGGGCCGACCTGTCTCGGCGACTGCATGAAGCTGATGGACGCGCCGATCGGCACGCTCGACATCGGCGGCCAGTTGCGTCTCCGCTACCACCACGAGGAGGGCATGGGGCGTTCGGCACTCAGCACGCCGAGCAACTTGGGCTTCCTTGACACCACGAACGACTTCATGCTGACTCGGTTGCGTCTGTACACCAATTGGAAGGTTAATGATTGGTTCCGCGTGTACGCGGAAGGCATCTCGGCCGACGTCGTGTCGAACGATTCCTACAATCCGCGCCCAATCGATCGAAACTCAGGCGACTTCTTGAACTTGTTCTTCGATGTCGGACTGACGGATTCGACGACCGTTCGGGTCGGTCGTCAGGAGCTGATCTACGGCGCGCAGCGCCATGTTTCGCCGCTGGACTGGGCCAATACCCGCCGCACGTTCGAAGGCGTCAAGGTGATGCACAAGTCGGACGACTGGGCCATCGACGGCTTCTACACGAATTACGTGCCGGTCTCTGCGGACGACTTTGACGAAGCAGACTACAACCAGTCGTTCTACGGCGTCTACGCCACCTACACCGGCGCCAAATCGGCTAGCTACGATTTGTTCTACTTAGGCTACGACAACGAGAACCCCTACGCCGCCGTGCCGCCAGTGTTCGGGGCCAGCGCGGGTAGCGCAGACTTCTCGATCCACACTTTCGGCGGACGGATGTTTGGCGGCTCGGGCGACTGGCTCTACGAGATGGAAGCCGCGTTGCAGACCGGTCGCCAGAGTGGGCTGGGCCTTGATCACCGTGCCGGAATGTGCACCTGCGGCGTTGGCCGCAACCTGGGCGGCAGCTGGTCGCCGACCCTGTGGGTCTACTACGACTACGCGTCGGGCAATGACTCCCCCGCCGATGGTGTGTTCAACCGCTACAACCAGCTGTTCCCGCTGGCCCACAAGTACCTCGGTTTTATCGACGCGGCCGCCCGCTCAAACATCAGCTCGCCGAACTGCCTGCTGACGATGAAGCCGAGCAGCAAGCTCTCGCTGCTGGCCTGGTACTACTACCTCGGCGCGGCCGAGGCGGGAGACTCGATCCCGGGCGTAGCGGTTCCGTCGGCGCAGGTTGCGGGAACAGACTTCGGCAACGAGCTCGACCTGATCGCCAAGTACCAGCTCGATCCGCGGTCGAACATCCTGTTTGGCTACTCCAATCTGTGGCGAGGCAGCAAGATTATTGGCACGGACAACGCTAACTTCTTCTACACCCAGTTGGAGTTGGATTTCTAA
- a CDS encoding sigma-54-dependent transcriptional regulator, translating into MPPATATPTAGWPSILVIDDDPLISVVVRRAMDGIQHRMRTALDGRLGLDAISAEQPDVIVLDNVLPDGLGVGVLEQIHQMAPQVPVLFVTARGSGSTAIEAMKLCAFDYLPKPLDPSRLKSQLRRALTLRQMVSADSDRNATVPDASADCSAEASDSLVGECPAMQAVFKAIGKVASQDVAVLLRGEHGTGKESIAREIHRHSQRSDGPLLKIHCPAFDERQLELEIFGTDAQPGLIEKAAGGTLVLQEIGGVSLSLQSKLLPVFRDRVYLPVGSSSPEPVDARMISITGESLESRVRSGDFRSDLYYTLDAFVITLPPLRQRRGDLPLLVRHSLAKLAPIYRGFRVQSPSISDEAMQSLCSHVWPGNIDELESVLKRALVEQKGHILLAADLREVFSGDPVVQASEESDGGQFITDWVSFTQLRIDGGTDTLHSDAIEETERKVFARVLRHTGGNQAHAARLLGITRASLRKKLRMYSMAARPTDGA; encoded by the coding sequence ATGCCCCCCGCGACCGCGACCCCGACAGCCGGTTGGCCGTCCATTCTCGTGATTGATGACGACCCCCTGATTTCTGTCGTGGTCCGTCGCGCCATGGATGGCATCCAGCACCGCATGCGGACTGCTTTGGACGGGCGGCTTGGCCTCGACGCGATCTCCGCCGAGCAGCCGGACGTCATCGTGCTCGATAACGTGCTGCCGGATGGTCTGGGGGTAGGCGTCCTCGAGCAGATCCACCAGATGGCGCCGCAGGTCCCCGTGCTGTTCGTGACGGCCCGCGGCTCGGGCAGCACCGCCATCGAGGCGATGAAGCTGTGCGCGTTTGACTACCTCCCCAAACCGCTGGACCCATCGAGACTAAAGAGCCAGTTGCGTCGCGCGCTGACACTCAGGCAGATGGTGTCCGCCGACTCTGATCGCAACGCGACCGTACCGGATGCGTCCGCCGACTGTTCCGCCGAGGCTTCCGATTCGCTAGTGGGTGAGTGCCCCGCCATGCAGGCGGTGTTCAAGGCCATTGGCAAGGTCGCGTCGCAGGATGTGGCGGTCCTGCTCCGCGGCGAGCACGGCACCGGCAAAGAATCGATCGCCCGCGAGATCCACCGCCACAGCCAGCGGAGCGACGGTCCGCTGCTTAAAATCCATTGCCCCGCATTCGACGAGCGGCAACTCGAGCTCGAGATTTTTGGGACCGATGCGCAACCCGGACTCATTGAGAAGGCTGCCGGGGGGACGCTTGTGCTGCAGGAGATCGGCGGGGTCAGCCTATCGCTGCAATCCAAGCTATTGCCTGTCTTTCGTGACCGGGTCTACCTGCCTGTCGGTTCGAGCAGCCCCGAGCCGGTCGACGCGCGGATGATCTCGATCACCGGCGAGTCGCTCGAGTCGCGAGTCCGCAGCGGCGATTTCCGCTCCGACCTCTACTACACCCTGGACGCCTTCGTCATCACGCTGCCGCCGCTCCGGCAGCGTCGAGGTGACCTGCCGCTGCTGGTCCGGCACAGCCTAGCGAAACTCGCACCGATCTACCGAGGCTTCAGGGTGCAGTCGCCCAGCATCTCCGACGAGGCCATGCAGTCGCTGTGCAGCCACGTCTGGCCCGGCAACATCGACGAGCTCGAGAGCGTGCTCAAACGCGCGCTGGTTGAGCAGAAGGGGCACATCCTGCTGGCGGCCGACCTCCGGGAGGTCTTCTCCGGAGACCCGGTAGTGCAGGCTTCCGAAGAGTCGGACGGCGGGCAGTTCATCACGGACTGGGTTTCGTTCACGCAGTTGAGGATCGACGGCGGCACCGACACCCTGCACTCCGACGCCATCGAGGAGACCGAACGGAAGGTATTCGCCCGCGTGCTGCGACACACGGGCGGCAACCAGGCCCACGCGGCGCGGCTGCTGGGGATTACCCGGGCCAGCCTCCGCAAGAAGCTCCGCATGTACAGCATGGCCGCCCGTCCGACAGACGGCGCCTGA
- a CDS encoding ATP-binding protein translates to MSSNTRRVRRSLTRGPWLTVLYVSALSTVALLTCCGQWLVQRQLVNGESDSRVVNIAGRQRMLSQRLAKSTLRLAAASYDAPADRRELSSTLALWSRSHEALQHGDAEIGLPGDNSAEIQRLFGSISPYYRALRSSTLTLLDASSSEAMRRRAVEQVQAKEKLFLEGMDAIVSQYVLEAEEKVARLRSLEAGILMLTLAVLAAEGLIVFRPAVRQIERTLNRLSRTSRRLRSAKLRAEDADAAKSRFLANVSHELRTPMTAVLGMTELARSESDAHQRDEQLKTVSQSGELLLGLLNDLIDFARIDSGKLELVIQPFSPYEVLDRVIRMMQPACAAKGLKMVPIVGVDKSLRVLGDARRLEQVLLNLISNAIKWTTDGAVSIRCENAAPRGSLVTLSYSVQDTGAGISREHHRKVFEPFTQVAGDKSTAQGGVGLGLAICKRIADAMGAELVLTSRPEVGTTVRLTCDFCVAPRVRAPAASTTLVGVAEGLRALVVEDTEVIQPLFRGHLRRLGCRTTVVGTGEDGVLAARHAPFDIAFVDLQLPGIDGVATAEELRRSAIETGRPIRVVCVTADARSSLGDERINAVFDSVLIKPFQRDDLASELMLVHPPLAETLESGTGSDPDADMQRELTEVYLSVAEQQESSLANAVTASHWSDARVITHRLAGQVAYFENPELVERLRQLEHACETCNAGGAVVLAEECLQSLAGLREQLLSKAMSVT, encoded by the coding sequence ATGAGCAGCAACACCCGACGCGTCAGGCGATCACTAACCCGCGGCCCGTGGCTGACGGTGCTGTACGTCAGCGCACTAAGCACGGTTGCGTTGCTCACCTGCTGTGGCCAGTGGCTGGTGCAGCGGCAGCTCGTGAACGGCGAGAGCGACTCTCGCGTTGTCAACATCGCTGGCAGGCAGCGGATGCTGAGCCAACGCCTGGCGAAATCGACCCTGCGGCTCGCGGCCGCCTCGTACGACGCCCCGGCCGACCGGCGGGAGCTCAGCAGCACGCTCGCACTGTGGTCGAGGAGCCACGAGGCGCTGCAGCACGGCGATGCCGAAATCGGCTTGCCCGGCGACAACTCGGCAGAAATCCAACGCCTTTTCGGTTCAATCTCCCCCTACTACCGGGCGTTGCGTTCGTCGACGCTTACGCTGCTCGACGCCTCGTCTAGCGAGGCCATGCGGCGGCGCGCCGTGGAGCAGGTGCAGGCGAAGGAAAAGCTGTTCCTCGAAGGAATGGATGCGATCGTCTCTCAGTACGTGCTCGAGGCGGAGGAGAAGGTGGCGCGGCTCCGGTCGCTCGAGGCCGGCATCCTGATGCTGACCCTGGCGGTGCTGGCTGCGGAGGGCCTGATCGTGTTCCGCCCCGCGGTGCGTCAGATCGAGAGGACGCTCAACCGGCTCAGCCGCACGAGCCGACGCCTCCGCTCCGCGAAGCTGCGCGCCGAAGACGCCGACGCGGCCAAGTCACGGTTCCTGGCTAACGTGAGCCACGAGTTGCGGACCCCCATGACCGCCGTGCTCGGCATGACCGAGCTGGCGCGGAGCGAATCCGACGCCCACCAACGCGACGAGCAGCTCAAGACGGTCTCGCAGTCGGGCGAGCTGCTCCTCGGCCTGCTGAACGACCTGATTGACTTCGCGCGGATCGACTCTGGCAAGCTGGAGCTCGTCATCCAGCCGTTCTCGCCGTACGAAGTGCTGGACAGAGTCATCCGCATGATGCAACCGGCTTGCGCCGCGAAGGGCCTGAAGATGGTCCCGATTGTGGGCGTGGACAAGAGCCTCCGCGTGCTGGGCGACGCCAGGCGACTCGAGCAGGTCCTGCTCAACCTAATCTCGAACGCGATCAAGTGGACCACCGACGGCGCCGTCTCGATACGTTGCGAGAACGCCGCCCCGCGTGGCTCACTCGTCACGCTCAGCTACAGCGTCCAAGACACCGGCGCCGGCATCAGCCGGGAGCACCACCGGAAGGTGTTCGAACCCTTCACCCAAGTCGCCGGTGACAAGAGCACGGCACAGGGGGGCGTCGGCCTCGGCCTGGCCATCTGCAAGCGGATCGCCGACGCCATGGGCGCCGAGCTCGTTCTGACCAGCCGCCCGGAAGTGGGAACCACTGTGCGGCTGACATGTGACTTCTGCGTGGCGCCGCGCGTAAGAGCCCCTGCCGCCTCAACCACGCTCGTCGGCGTGGCAGAGGGGCTCCGCGCGCTGGTTGTGGAGGACACCGAGGTCATTCAGCCCCTGTTCCGAGGCCATCTTCGACGTCTGGGCTGCCGGACCACGGTGGTTGGCACGGGAGAGGACGGCGTGCTGGCGGCGCGCCACGCGCCGTTCGACATCGCGTTTGTCGACCTGCAGTTGCCTGGCATCGACGGGGTCGCTACCGCGGAAGAGCTCCGCCGCTCTGCAATCGAAACCGGGCGCCCAATCCGCGTTGTGTGCGTCACGGCCGACGCCAGGTCGTCCCTCGGCGATGAACGCATCAATGCGGTCTTCGACTCGGTGCTGATCAAGCCGTTCCAGCGTGACGACCTGGCGAGCGAACTCATGCTCGTCCATCCGCCGCTTGCGGAGACGCTGGAAAGCGGAACCGGATCAGACCCCGACGCCGACATGCAGCGAGAGCTGACGGAGGTCTACCTGTCGGTTGCCGAACAGCAAGAATCGAGCCTGGCCAACGCGGTAACCGCAAGCCACTGGAGCGACGCCCGCGTCATCACCCACCGACTGGCGGGGCAGGTCGCCTACTTTGAAAACCCTGAGCTCGTGGAGCGCCTTCGACAGCTCGAACACGCCTGCGAGACCTGCAACGCTGGGGGTGCGGTGGTCTTGGCCGAAGAGTGCCTGCAATCGCTTGCCGGATTGCGGGAGCAACTCCTGTCGAAGGCGATGAGCGTCACCTGA
- a CDS encoding MotA/TolQ/ExbB proton channel family protein — MAILFTLIGYVVYGAMASLALWGAFCLILTWRRVTQTRFRNEAEQNEFFEELEPPLNGGKFDVAAELCDDDRRAMPQLALYAIENRKVGMNRLQRRLVERFQQDVLADIEHRLSWVSTVSKSAPMIGLFGTVIGMMGAFSNLSSGAQVDTGKMAEDIMFALITTAMGLAIAVPLVLGSASINIQIRKMEDLVSVGLARLLDNMRTVVGRG, encoded by the coding sequence ATGGCAATCCTGTTCACCTTGATTGGCTACGTCGTCTACGGCGCGATGGCGTCGCTGGCGTTGTGGGGGGCGTTCTGCCTGATCCTCACCTGGCGCCGCGTCACGCAGACCCGGTTCCGCAACGAGGCCGAGCAGAACGAGTTTTTTGAAGAACTCGAGCCCCCGCTCAACGGCGGCAAGTTCGACGTCGCGGCCGAGCTGTGCGACGACGACCGCAGGGCCATGCCCCAGCTGGCGCTGTACGCCATCGAGAACCGTAAGGTCGGCATGAACCGCCTGCAGCGGCGGCTGGTCGAGCGGTTCCAGCAGGACGTGCTCGCCGACATCGAGCACCGGCTGAGCTGGGTCTCGACCGTGAGCAAGAGCGCGCCGATGATCGGGCTGTTCGGCACCGTTATCGGCATGATGGGCGCGTTCAGCAACCTCAGCTCCGGCGCCCAGGTCGACACCGGCAAGATGGCCGAGGACATTATGTTCGCGCTGATCACCACCGCCATGGGCCTGGCGATCGCCGTGCCGCTGGTGCTCGGCAGCGCGAGCATCAACATCCAGATCCGCAAGATGGAAGACCTAGTGTCGGTCGGCCTGGCGCGGCTGCTCGACAACATGCGGACCGTCGTGGGTCGCGGCTAG
- a CDS encoding ExbD/TolR family protein: protein MSPATDNPPQEEIEDEAPGPPLRRRRKDSDDEMDITPMIDITFLLLIFFLVASTPDKQTAIELPDAKSGSPVSQLTSVVFTIGDGGLDTAPVYKADGKIEEFRLSDDPEKRKEEVKQAVEEGFAETKTDAVIKGDKSINCREVHNLIKAISQVEGMKIHLAILEVE from the coding sequence ATGAGCCCCGCCACCGACAATCCGCCGCAAGAAGAAATCGAGGACGAAGCCCCCGGTCCGCCGCTGCGCCGCCGGCGCAAAGACTCCGACGACGAGATGGACATCACCCCGATGATCGACATCACGTTCCTGCTCTTGATCTTCTTCCTGGTCGCTTCAACGCCGGACAAGCAGACCGCGATCGAGCTGCCCGATGCGAAGAGCGGCAGCCCGGTCAGCCAGCTCACCTCGGTGGTGTTCACCATCGGCGACGGCGGGCTCGACACGGCGCCCGTCTACAAGGCCGACGGGAAGATCGAGGAGTTCCGGCTTTCGGACGATCCGGAGAAACGCAAAGAGGAAGTTAAGCAGGCGGTCGAGGAGGGCTTCGCGGAGACCAAAACCGACGCGGTCATCAAGGGCGACAAGAGCATCAACTGCCGAGAGGTGCACAACCTGATCAAGGCGATTTCTCAGGTCGAAGGGATGAAGATCCACCTCGCCATCCTGGAAGTCGAGTAG
- a CDS encoding ExbD/TolR family protein translates to MSDIEDDLEHMVEEGEEKAHRVDDELDMTPMVDVTFLLLIFFMITAAFALQKALEVPPVDEDQAAASQTIDDLEKDSIVIRIDEDNIFWVGSPMWGEEQKAPSVQEMRSKVREARGGEGGKMGKGPTKMLVQAHGGAMYEFAVAALDAGADIQMPEVRFMIYEDGDL, encoded by the coding sequence ATGAGCGACATCGAAGACGACCTGGAGCACATGGTCGAAGAAGGGGAGGAGAAGGCGCATCGGGTCGACGATGAGCTGGACATGACCCCGATGGTCGACGTCACGTTCCTGCTGCTGATCTTCTTTATGATTACCGCGGCCTTCGCCCTGCAGAAGGCGCTCGAGGTGCCGCCGGTCGACGAGGACCAGGCCGCCGCGAGCCAGACCATCGACGACCTCGAGAAGGACAGCATCGTCATCCGGATCGACGAGGACAACATCTTCTGGGTCGGCAGCCCGATGTGGGGCGAGGAGCAGAAGGCGCCCAGCGTCCAAGAGATGCGGAGCAAGGTCCGCGAGGCGCGCGGCGGCGAGGGAGGCAAGATGGGCAAGGGGCCGACCAAGATGCTGGTGCAGGCCCACGGCGGCGCGATGTACGAGTTTGCCGTCGCCGCGCTCGACGCGGGCGCCGACATCCAGATGCCCGAAGTACGATTCATGATCTACGAGGACGGGGACCTGTAG